The [Eubacterium] siraeum genome contains a region encoding:
- a CDS encoding DUF6470 family protein, whose protein sequence is MNPNLLKITSIPISIEVNVTNGSLKAPEDKEPLKIDINRTPGGYKMESRPAKINIDTYAARSSMGYGEYNASDFNQREADRGFKIAYQGVARIVNEGDQLARGVSPSEIAAQQMRAGATIETAIDFLPKGGADVSFDKGTLSINYTPTDINIDWENINSSVVEFVPGNIEFIVKEHPRVEIEYVGEPIYVPPSANPAYVAPKKLNTKG, encoded by the coding sequence ATGAATCCGAATTTGCTTAAGATTACGAGCATACCGATAAGCATTGAGGTAAATGTCACAAACGGTTCGTTAAAGGCACCGGAGGACAAGGAGCCGCTCAAGATCGACATAAACCGCACACCCGGCGGATATAAAATGGAGAGCAGACCTGCAAAGATAAACATTGATACTTATGCGGCACGTTCAAGCATGGGCTACGGCGAATACAATGCCTCTGACTTCAATCAGAGGGAAGCCGACAGAGGTTTCAAGATAGCCTATCAGGGAGTAGCAAGAATAGTAAACGAGGGCGACCAGCTTGCAAGAGGCGTTTCGCCGTCGGAGATTGCCGCACAGCAGATGCGTGCAGGCGCAACTATAGAAACGGCAATAGATTTTCTGCCTAAGGGCGGAGCGGACGTATCCTTTGATAAGGGTACGCTCAGCATAAACTACACTCCTACCGATATAAATATCGACTGGGAGAACATAAATTCCTCCGTTGTCGAGTTTGTTCCCGGCAATATAGAATTTATAGTAAAAGAACATCCCAGAGTGGAAATAGAATATGTGGGCGAGCCTATATACGTTCCGCCGAGTGCAAATCCGGCTTATGTTGCGCCCAAAAAGCTCAACACCAAGGGCTGA
- the fliW gene encoding flagellar assembly protein FliW, giving the protein MEIMTRDFGKVNVDESKIFNFPSGLFAFEECRQFALLSPLGDGVYPMWLQSTENVTPCFIVFDPAIIDGAYKITLNSSEKKLLKIDDSSNVRCLSIAVVPEDYKKTTVNMKCPIVINSDENLAAQVILPEKYEIRLPIYVDKGAK; this is encoded by the coding sequence ATGGAGATAATGACCAGAGATTTCGGCAAAGTAAATGTAGACGAAAGCAAGATATTCAACTTCCCGTCCGGGCTTTTTGCATTTGAAGAATGCAGGCAGTTTGCCCTGCTCAGCCCGCTCGGAGATGGCGTGTACCCTATGTGGCTGCAGTCTACCGAAAATGTTACGCCGTGTTTTATCGTTTTCGACCCGGCAATAATAGACGGAGCATATAAGATAACGCTTAACAGCTCTGAAAAGAAACTGCTGAAGATAGACGACAGTTCAAATGTCAGATGCTTATCCATAGCAGTCGTACCGGAGGACTACAAAAAGACTACGGTGAATATGAAATGCCCCATAGTTATAAACTCAGACGAAAATCTCGCCGCACAGGTCATACTCCCCGAAAAGTATGAGATACGTCTGCCGATATATGTGGATAAGGGGGCAAAGTAA
- a CDS encoding flagellar biosynthesis anti-sigma factor FlgM, whose protein sequence is MEIKNISGIVNVYNKIKLNSGKTKVAPAEKKTDKIEFNFARSVEAAKADLAAAVNENTSAERIEALSDSVASGSYDVSPEMIADSILMF, encoded by the coding sequence ATGGAAATAAAGAATATCAGCGGCATTGTCAATGTCTACAACAAGATTAAACTGAACAGCGGTAAAACAAAGGTCGCTCCCGCAGAGAAGAAGACAGATAAGATAGAATTCAATTTCGCACGCAGCGTAGAGGCGGCAAAGGCCGACCTTGCCGCAGCGGTAAACGAAAATACATCGGCGGAGCGTATTGAGGCACTTTCAGACAGCGTTGCAAGCGGCAGCTATGATGTAAGCCCCGAGATGATCGCAGACTCGATACTGATGTTCTGA
- the preA gene encoding NAD-dependent dihydropyrimidine dehydrogenase subunit PreA, producing MPFVKNTAIEESARCLLCLDAPCTKACPCGAQPDRFIRSLRFDNLNGAKAFVKNCAECSAPCMTACTRAKIDRPVEIRQTAEYIASAAKDIEPKADLSMTFCGLKCENPFFLSSSVVASGYDMCAKALDMGWAGIVYKTIGFAKMNEVSPRFDILNKETTPYIGFKNLEQISDHPLEENLAILKKLKENYPTKIIVSSIMGESEDEWTALARLSEEAGVDMIECNFSCPQMTSHSMGSDVGTNPELVAKYTAAVKRGTKLPVLAKMTPNITNMEIPAIAAVNAGADGIAAINTVKSITNVDLDSFVPTPNINGKSAVGGYSGKAVKPIALRFISDMKRNETLENVEISGMGGIETWRDGLEFILMGCTNLQITTSVMQYGYRIIDDMLDGLSRWLTAAGYSSVSEAVGLANKNMTDAGSLDRDTVTYPIFDKNKCIGCGRCYIACYDAGHQALDFDAEARKPVFLGSKCVGCHLCATVCPVNCILKAKRVAKKH from the coding sequence ATGCCATTCGTAAAAAATACAGCTATAGAAGAAAGCGCCCGTTGCCTTTTATGCCTCGACGCTCCCTGTACAAAAGCCTGTCCGTGCGGCGCACAGCCCGACAGATTTATCCGCTCACTGCGTTTCGATAATTTAAACGGTGCAAAAGCCTTTGTGAAAAACTGCGCCGAATGCTCCGCTCCCTGTATGACCGCCTGCACAAGAGCAAAAATAGACAGACCCGTTGAAATAAGGCAGACAGCGGAGTATATCGCTTCTGCCGCAAAGGACATTGAGCCGAAAGCCGATTTATCAATGACCTTCTGCGGTCTTAAGTGCGAAAACCCGTTCTTCTTATCTTCATCCGTAGTAGCAAGCGGCTACGATATGTGCGCAAAGGCGCTCGATATGGGCTGGGCAGGTATCGTATACAAGACGATAGGCTTTGCAAAGATGAACGAGGTATCTCCCCGTTTCGATATTCTGAACAAGGAAACGACACCCTATATAGGCTTCAAGAACCTTGAACAGATCTCCGACCACCCTCTTGAAGAAAACCTTGCTATACTCAAAAAGCTGAAGGAAAACTATCCCACAAAGATAATCGTTTCTTCAATAATGGGCGAAAGCGAGGACGAGTGGACAGCGCTTGCAAGACTGTCTGAGGAAGCCGGTGTCGATATGATAGAGTGCAACTTCTCCTGCCCGCAGATGACAAGTCACAGTATGGGCAGTGACGTGGGTACGAATCCGGAGCTTGTCGCAAAGTATACCGCCGCCGTAAAGCGCGGAACAAAGCTCCCTGTGCTCGCTAAGATGACCCCCAATATCACCAATATGGAGATCCCAGCTATTGCGGCTGTAAACGCAGGTGCGGACGGCATTGCGGCAATAAACACCGTCAAGAGCATCACAAACGTCGATCTTGACAGCTTCGTTCCGACCCCCAATATTAACGGTAAATCCGCTGTCGGCGGATATTCGGGCAAGGCGGTAAAGCCTATCGCTCTGCGTTTCATCTCGGATATGAAAAGAAACGAAACGCTTGAAAATGTCGAAATCAGCGGTATGGGCGGCATAGAAACGTGGCGTGACGGTCTGGAGTTTATCCTGATGGGCTGTACGAATCTACAGATAACGACCTCGGTAATGCAGTACGGCTACAGAATAATAGACGATATGCTTGACGGATTATCACGCTGGCTCACTGCCGCAGGCTACAGCAGTGTGTCGGAGGCAGTCGGCCTTGCAAATAAGAATATGACCGATGCCGGCAGCCTTGACCGTGACACCGTTACATATCCTATATTCGACAAAAACAAGTGCATCGGCTGCGGCAGATGCTACATCGCCTGCTATGACGCAGGACATCAGGCTCTCGACTTTGATGCTGAAGCAAGAAAGCCCGTCTTCCTCGGCTCAAAGTGCGTAGGCTGTCATCTCTGCGCTACCGTCTGCCCCGTAAATTGCATTTTGAAGGCTAAGAGAGTTGCAAAAAAACACTGA
- a CDS encoding aminotransferase class III-fold pyridoxal phosphate-dependent enzyme — MRYGFKNAEEVKETSLKYNLHSWSVQGKLNPAVVEKAEGIYYYTADGKKMADMSSQLVNLNVGYGNKDIIDAIKEQAEKLAYISPAYAIDCRSKLAEMVVKAAPKNMGKVFFTLGGADANENAIKIAKLVTGRYKIFSRYRAYHGSSFGAGNLTGEPRRYTLEPGIPGFVKFTDPYLYHAPFPFESEEQATEYYLGQLRDQIIYENPDAVAAIVMESVTGSNGIIIPPKGYLQGVRKICDEFGIMMVCDEVMAGWGRTGEYFACENWGIEPDMITFAKGVTCGYAPLGGVIVSKKIAEFFDTHKLDCGLTYSAHPLGCAAGVACLNFYEKEHIMDKVKERGKQLGALLEDIKAKHKSVGDVRYIGLFSCVELTKDKATHEPLVPFGKDPEGIMGKIVGMLKAKGFNTYSHEACIFVCPPLIITEEELAENMAILDEVLTEVDKMV; from the coding sequence ATGAGATACGGATTCAAAAACGCAGAAGAGGTAAAGGAAACCTCCCTTAAGTACAACCTTCATTCGTGGAGCGTTCAGGGCAAGCTGAACCCCGCAGTAGTAGAAAAGGCAGAGGGTATTTATTACTATACCGCAGACGGCAAGAAGATGGCTGATATGTCAAGCCAGCTTGTAAACCTGAATGTCGGCTACGGCAACAAGGATATTATCGACGCTATCAAGGAGCAGGCAGAAAAGCTCGCATACATCAGCCCGGCTTACGCTATCGACTGCCGTTCAAAGCTCGCAGAGATGGTCGTAAAGGCAGCTCCGAAGAATATGGGCAAGGTATTCTTCACCTTAGGCGGCGCAGACGCTAACGAGAATGCAATAAAGATTGCAAAGCTGGTTACAGGCAGATACAAGATATTCTCAAGATACCGTGCATATCACGGAAGCTCATTCGGCGCAGGTAACCTGACAGGCGAGCCCAGAAGATACACACTTGAACCCGGTATCCCCGGCTTCGTAAAGTTTACAGATCCTTATCTGTATCACGCTCCGTTCCCCTTTGAGAGCGAAGAACAGGCTACAGAGTATTATCTCGGACAGCTCCGTGACCAGATTATATACGAAAATCCCGATGCGGTTGCCGCTATCGTAATGGAATCGGTAACAGGCTCAAACGGTATCATCATCCCGCCCAAAGGCTACTTACAGGGTGTACGCAAGATATGCGACGAGTTCGGCATTATGATGGTCTGCGACGAGGTAATGGCAGGCTGGGGCAGAACAGGCGAATACTTCGCTTGTGAAAACTGGGGCATCGAGCCTGATATGATAACCTTCGCAAAGGGCGTTACCTGCGGATACGCTCCTCTCGGCGGCGTAATCGTAAGCAAGAAGATTGCTGAGTTCTTCGATACACACAAACTCGACTGCGGTCTTACATATTCAGCTCATCCTCTGGGCTGTGCCGCAGGTGTTGCGTGCCTTAACTTCTATGAAAAAGAACACATTATGGATAAGGTAAAGGAGCGTGGCAAGCAGTTAGGCGCACTCCTTGAGGATATAAAGGCAAAGCACAAGAGCGTGGGTGATGTGCGTTATATCGGCCTGTTCTCCTGCGTAGAGCTTACAAAGGATAAGGCAACGCACGAGCCTCTCGTTCCTTTCGGCAAGGACCCTGAGGGCATTATGGGCAAGATAGTCGGAATGTTAAAGGCTAAGGGCTTCAACACATATTCACACGAGGCTTGCATTTTCGTTTGCCCGCCTCTCATTATCACAGAAGAAGAGCTTGCAGAGAATATGGCAATACTGGACGAAGTTCTGACAGAAGTAGACAAGATGGTCTGA
- a CDS encoding flagellin yields the protein MRITQSMTNRRYMSQLNAALERKNASERKINSTKRYNRASEDPISAAKALRTRKAISNTNDYLGNLETAEQIYNGADSVLMNVNDILDNIIEKVTYAANGTQHDEDEEILAQTVETFADEIVRLFNTDIAERRIFGGVNNDTTIFKIENVGGKKTITYNGVDINSIDDPDKFPYSESSFTDIGTGMVIDPATGRVDPQSALPVTFNGAKITGCGKDDEGDSKNIIQITLDAAQAVREGDKIKAMDYIDKLRAAQTSVSVAHADIGNKQEYIEYNKNRLTNNMETLLEQQNNLEGTDMGAETTNWKTLDAIYNVSLQFASSVIPMSIFQFIS from the coding sequence ATGAGAATAACACAGAGCATGACCAACAGACGCTATATGTCACAGCTTAATGCCGCTCTCGAAAGAAAGAACGCCTCCGAGCGAAAGATAAATTCGACCAAGAGATACAACAGAGCGAGCGAAGATCCGATAAGCGCCGCAAAAGCGCTGAGAACAAGGAAGGCTATTTCAAATACAAACGATTATCTGGGCAACCTTGAAACCGCAGAGCAGATATATAACGGCGCAGACAGCGTTCTGATGAACGTAAACGACATTCTCGACAATATAATCGAAAAGGTTACATACGCCGCAAACGGTACTCAGCACGATGAGGACGAGGAAATCCTCGCCCAGACGGTTGAAACTTTCGCAGACGAGATAGTAAGACTTTTCAACACCGATATAGCCGAAAGAAGAATTTTCGGCGGTGTAAACAATGACACCACCATATTCAAGATTGAAAACGTCGGCGGCAAAAAGACGATTACCTACAACGGAGTTGATATAAACTCCATTGACGATCCCGATAAATTCCCCTACTCCGAGTCGAGCTTTACCGACATCGGTACAGGAATGGTGATAGACCCCGCAACAGGCAGGGTAGATCCCCAGTCGGCACTTCCCGTAACCTTCAACGGTGCAAAGATAACAGGCTGCGGCAAGGATGATGAAGGCGACTCCAAGAATATAATCCAGATAACTCTCGATGCCGCACAGGCGGTAAGAGAAGGCGATAAAATAAAGGCTATGGACTATATCGACAAGCTGAGAGCGGCTCAGACAAGCGTCAGCGTTGCTCACGCCGACATAGGCAACAAGCAGGAATATATCGAATATAACAAAAACCGTCTCACAAACAATATGGAAACTCTGCTTGAACAGCAGAACAACCTTGAAGGCACTGATATGGGTGCGGAAACAACCAACTGGAAAACGCTTGATGCAATTTACAACGTTTCACTCCAGTTTGCTTCATCGGTAATTCCGATGAGCATATTCCAGTTTATTTCATAA
- the csrA gene encoding carbon storage regulator CsrA, whose translation MLVVTRKTDESLTISDNIEITVLEIGKDRVKIGISAPKDVKIIRNELRDAQDMNKESSQALPKAAMEALLGMKKD comes from the coding sequence ATGCTTGTAGTAACACGAAAAACAGACGAAAGTCTTACAATATCCGACAACATTGAGATAACCGTTCTTGAAATAGGCAAGGACAGAGTCAAGATAGGAATCTCCGCACCGAAGGATGTGAAGATAATCCGCAATGAGCTGAGAGATGCGCAGGATATGAATAAAGAATCATCGCAGGCACTGCCCAAGGCGGCTATGGAAGCCCTGCTCGGTATGAAAAAAGACTGA
- a CDS encoding DUF523 domain-containing protein: MSEKKILVSGCLFGWHCRYDDGDTPCLHPQFLKWKEEGRLIPVCPEVFGGLPTPRPDCQRTGDKVMSCAGGDCTEQYTKGANEALRLAKENDVALCIMKEDSPSCGSTHIYDGTFTDTIIEGQGLAVEYLRNAGYKVFSENMIEEVIKALAK; the protein is encoded by the coding sequence ATGAGCGAAAAGAAAATACTTGTAAGCGGTTGCCTTTTCGGCTGGCATTGCCGCTATGATGACGGCGATACGCCGTGTCTGCACCCACAGTTCCTTAAATGGAAAGAGGAGGGCAGACTGATACCGGTATGTCCCGAAGTGTTCGGCGGTCTTCCGACCCCACGTCCCGATTGTCAGCGTACAGGCGATAAGGTGATGAGCTGCGCAGGCGGCGACTGCACCGAGCAGTACACAAAAGGCGCAAACGAGGCGTTAAGACTTGCAAAGGAAAACGATGTTGCTCTTTGCATAATGAAAGAAGACAGCCCCTCCTGCGGAAGCACCCACATATATGACGGTACCTTCACGGATACGATCATCGAGGGACAGGGGCTTGCGGTAGAATATCTCAGAAACGCAGGCTACAAGGTATTCAGCGAGAATATGATTGAAGAAGTCATAAAGGCACTCGCAAAGTAA
- a CDS encoding iron-containing alcohol dehydrogenase encodes MVFRSPPTIIYGKGTVTSVGEQAARFGKRAVLVCGKGSLRKSGVLDIIVSSLEKAGVSCAVYDRVGSDPTTSDVDKGAAFAKENGCDVIVAAGGGSPLDAAKGIGMLLTNGGKVTDYEKTAPEKESLPIIAIPTTAGTGSEATRYSVITDTDRNIKMLLSTDGIIPKVAILDFAITKSLPPFMTAATGMDALTHAIESYINVNASPMTKMYSLEAIRLISKSLIPAVLDGRNEQAREDMLLAALYAGIAICSTPTALVHSMSRPLGAWFHIPHGLANAMLLSTVMEYNRPSCPEKFRDIAIAMGENVEGLSVREASIAAVEAIAAIADETGLPKLLSSQGVTEDKIPTLAKDAFAAGSTANNPRVPTVEEIETIYKSIF; translated from the coding sequence GTGGTATTCAGATCACCACCAACGATTATTTACGGCAAGGGTACAGTTACCTCAGTCGGAGAGCAGGCGGCCCGCTTCGGAAAAAGGGCGGTGCTTGTCTGCGGAAAAGGCTCGCTTAGAAAAAGCGGAGTGCTTGATATTATAGTATCAAGCCTCGAAAAAGCAGGCGTTTCCTGTGCGGTATACGACCGTGTAGGCTCAGACCCGACCACATCGGATGTTGACAAGGGTGCGGCTTTTGCAAAGGAAAACGGCTGTGATGTAATAGTAGCGGCAGGCGGAGGAAGTCCTCTTGATGCGGCAAAGGGAATCGGAATGCTGCTCACAAACGGCGGCAAGGTGACCGATTACGAAAAGACCGCTCCCGAAAAGGAGTCGCTCCCCATTATCGCAATACCGACCACAGCCGGCACAGGCAGTGAAGCGACAAGATACTCGGTAATCACAGATACCGACAGAAACATAAAGATGCTGTTATCGACAGACGGAATCATTCCGAAGGTAGCAATTCTTGACTTTGCGATAACAAAATCATTGCCGCCGTTTATGACAGCGGCAACCGGAATGGATGCTCTGACCCACGCAATAGAGAGCTACATAAACGTCAACGCATCGCCTATGACAAAGATGTATTCGCTTGAAGCGATAAGGCTGATTTCAAAGAGCTTAATCCCGGCTGTCCTTGACGGCAGGAACGAGCAGGCAAGAGAGGATATGCTCCTTGCCGCCTTATATGCCGGAATCGCAATATGCAGTACGCCGACAGCGCTTGTTCACTCAATGTCAAGACCGCTCGGAGCGTGGTTCCATATTCCGCACGGTCTCGCAAACGCAATGCTTCTAAGTACGGTTATGGAATATAACCGCCCGTCCTGCCCCGAAAAATTCCGTGACATCGCAATAGCGATGGGTGAGAATGTCGAGGGCTTGTCGGTAAGAGAGGCAAGTATAGCGGCAGTTGAAGCTATCGCCGCAATAGCGGACGAAACAGGACTTCCGAAGCTGCTTTCTTCACAGGGAGTAACAGAGGACAAGATACCGACTCTTGCAAAGGACGCATTCGCCGCAGGAAGTACGGCTAACAACCCCAGAGTTCCCACAGTAGAAGAAATCGAAACGATATATAAAAGTATTTTCTGA
- the hydA gene encoding dihydropyrimidinase codes for MDLIIKNGTIVSPTATFKADVCVDNGKIVAITADAGTDADKVVDASGKMVLPGAIDAHTHLAMPFGGTISSDDYYAGTRAAACGGTTTVFDFILQDFGETMVDAIKRRDALCAPDAAVDYAFHVAVKDVSNGLIDTIEDAVNYGVSSFKVFMVYDFGVTDGVFYKVLEKAKSCGAMISVHAENKQLIDVLTERYLSEGKTSAWYHYMSRPEFVEGEADIRAIQLAKSLDSKLYIVHLANKEGVQAVERARNEGYQIYAETCPQYLEFTSEVYKRADGRNFVCSPPMKGEESRLALWEAIKKGLITTIATDHCPFRSYEKDWGKDDFTKIPNGCAGIENMYPYMLSAANEGKITFNKAVELCSYNPAKIFGCDAKGAIEVGKDADIVIYDPTKDFTITNDKMHSDCDHTIWEGIKVKGYPEATYSRGKLVFKDGEFLGERGWGKFIKRSSSGNL; via the coding sequence ATGGATCTCATAATCAAAAACGGTACGATAGTTTCACCAACGGCTACATTCAAAGCCGATGTGTGCGTGGATAACGGCAAGATAGTTGCAATAACGGCAGATGCCGGCACAGATGCCGACAAGGTGGTAGACGCAAGCGGCAAGATGGTGCTCCCCGGTGCCATTGACGCACATACCCACCTTGCAATGCCCTTCGGCGGCACAATTTCATCCGATGACTACTACGCAGGCACAAGAGCAGCCGCCTGCGGCGGTACGACAACGGTATTCGACTTCATTTTACAGGATTTCGGTGAAACGATGGTCGATGCTATCAAGCGCCGTGACGCATTGTGCGCTCCCGATGCGGCTGTCGATTACGCATTCCACGTTGCCGTAAAGGACGTTTCAAACGGACTTATCGACACTATAGAGGACGCTGTAAACTACGGTGTATCTTCGTTCAAGGTATTTATGGTTTACGATTTCGGCGTAACAGACGGCGTATTCTATAAGGTACTTGAAAAGGCAAAATCCTGCGGCGCTATGATTTCGGTACACGCCGAGAACAAGCAGTTAATAGACGTTCTGACAGAGCGTTATCTGTCGGAGGGCAAGACAAGCGCTTGGTATCACTATATGAGCCGTCCCGAATTTGTCGAGGGCGAGGCTGATATAAGAGCAATCCAGCTTGCAAAGAGTCTTGATTCCAAGCTGTACATCGTACACCTTGCAAATAAGGAAGGTGTACAGGCGGTTGAAAGAGCAAGGAACGAGGGCTATCAGATATATGCCGAAACCTGTCCGCAGTACCTTGAATTTACCTCCGAGGTATACAAGAGAGCAGACGGCAGAAACTTTGTATGCTCACCTCCGATGAAGGGCGAGGAAAGCAGACTTGCTCTGTGGGAGGCTATAAAGAAAGGTCTTATCACAACGATAGCTACCGACCACTGCCCGTTCCGGTCATATGAAAAGGACTGGGGCAAGGACGATTTCACAAAGATTCCCAACGGCTGTGCAGGTATCGAGAATATGTACCCCTATATGCTGTCAGCCGCTAACGAGGGCAAGATAACATTCAACAAGGCAGTTGAGCTTTGCTCATATAACCCCGCCAAGATTTTCGGCTGTGACGCAAAGGGCGCTATCGAAGTCGGCAAGGACGCAGATATTGTTATTTACGATCCCACGAAGGACTTCACAATCACAAATGACAAGATGCACAGCGACTGCGACCACACAATCTGGGAAGGTATCAAGGTCAAGGGCTATCCCGAGGCTACCTACTCAAGAGGCAAGCTCGTATTCAAGGACGGCGAGTTCTTGGGAGAGCGTGGCTGGGGCAAGTTCATAAAGAGAAGCTCAAGCGGTAACTTATAA
- the flgK gene encoding flagellar hook-associated protein FlgK, translating to MRASFLGLEIQKRSVQMAQKALDVTGNNLSNRDTVGYTRQRLDVYSSYMNMNGIYTTKLARLGLSSQGVFASGVSQTRDDYLDKRYRDNSCYVSEYNQQASIMSEIETALTNFSDTYENVGMAYQFDQFKSALRKYAEDSADREELASVVRNQAYNICKLFTQQSMDLKNLENQTLYDLHSTLEDANRIIEEIVEYNKQIVNEYAITGADLIYNGLSVTGGYGPNEMLDARNNLIDQLSEFGDIHVDDNFDGSVKITMGGLTIIDGKKSNLFVTGKDFDAYNAKYEENGAVVLKLTDGNDMVLESGSIKAYTDMINGNGAYASGKQTTDYGIKYYQSAVDEFAKQFAGLMNKLNGGDESDDRLMFTSADGSPINAGNIRISDAWLKDATMIAKIYNEKTGTYDYPVNLDGNAVNKLLLGMDDSVQIGKGDYEGSSYDFILFLNNRLAQNIEFAEKQCDMYTETATSLLDSRDAIMGVSETEEGVNMLNYSKWFNASSRMLTTLDEALDTIIEKMGLVGR from the coding sequence ATGAGAGCTTCATTTTTAGGATTAGAGATCCAGAAAAGATCGGTACAGATGGCGCAGAAGGCGCTCGATGTAACCGGCAACAACCTGTCGAACCGTGACACAGTAGGCTATACAAGACAGCGCCTTGACGTATATTCCAGCTATATGAATATGAACGGGATATACACCACAAAGCTCGCCCGTCTGGGACTTTCGAGCCAGGGCGTATTTGCAAGCGGCGTAAGTCAGACAAGAGATGATTACCTTGACAAGCGTTACAGGGATAACAGCTGTTACGTTTCCGAATATAATCAGCAGGCATCTATAATGAGCGAGATTGAAACAGCGCTGACGAACTTCTCCGATACATACGAGAATGTCGGTATGGCATATCAGTTCGACCAGTTCAAATCCGCTCTGCGTAAGTATGCAGAGGACAGTGCCGACAGAGAGGAGCTTGCAAGCGTTGTAAGAAACCAGGCATACAATATATGTAAGCTGTTTACTCAGCAGAGTATGGATCTTAAAAACCTTGAAAATCAGACCTTATACGATCTGCACTCAACGCTTGAGGATGCAAACCGTATCATCGAGGAGATAGTTGAATATAACAAGCAGATAGTAAACGAATATGCGATAACAGGCGCAGACCTCATATACAACGGCTTATCCGTTACAGGCGGATACGGTCCCAACGAAATGCTTGACGCAAGGAACAATCTTATCGACCAGCTCAGCGAGTTCGGCGATATTCACGTTGACGATAACTTTGACGGCTCGGTAAAGATTACAATGGGCGGTCTTACGATTATAGACGGAAAAAAGAGCAACCTTTTTGTTACCGGCAAGGATTTTGACGCATACAACGCAAAGTACGAGGAAAACGGCGCAGTTGTGCTGAAGCTGACCGACGGCAACGATATGGTGCTTGAAAGCGGCTCGATAAAGGCATACACCGATATGATAAACGGTAACGGCGCATACGCATCGGGCAAGCAGACCACCGACTACGGTATAAAATATTATCAGTCGGCAGTGGACGAATTCGCAAAGCAGTTCGCAGGGCTTATGAACAAGCTCAACGGCGGCGATGAGTCAGACGACAGACTTATGTTCACAAGTGCGGACGGCTCACCGATAAACGCAGGAAACATAAGAATATCAGATGCGTGGCTTAAGGACGCTACGATGATAGCGAAGATATACAACGAAAAGACAGGTACTTATGATTATCCCGTAAACCTTGACGGCAATGCGGTAAACAAGTTGCTTCTCGGTATGGATGACAGCGTTCAGATAGGCAAGGGCGACTATGAAGGCTCAAGCTATGACTTCATTCTCTTCCTCAACAACCGCCTTGCACAGAATATCGAATTTGCCGAAAAACAGTGCGATATGTATACCGAAACGGCAACCTCACTGCTTGACAGCAGAGATGCGATAATGGGCGTTTCCGAAACGGAGGAGGGCGTTAATATGCTGAACTATTCCAAGTGGTTCAACGCTTCTTCAAGAATGCTCACAACGCTCGACGAGGCACTTGATACTATAATAGAAAAAATGGGACTTGTCGGCAGATAA
- a CDS encoding flagellar protein FlgN, with protein sequence MTIETADRIIGFLEKYNGVYRDMVAFLTEKQAKVMADDLLWLLDSVEDEQALVMKIQSEESARSALFEELGLGEIKAKQLIEAAPDERKSKLTLLYDELTGYVARIKQLNNIIVETVEKKLSVQEELMRKTGMTLTETYNGYGAKIKHTSAPKGFLGNI encoded by the coding sequence ATGACTATAGAAACAGCTGATAGAATTATCGGATTTCTTGAAAAATACAACGGCGTATATCGTGATATGGTAGCATTTCTTACCGAAAAGCAGGCGAAGGTCATGGCGGACGATCTGCTCTGGCTGCTCGATTCTGTTGAGGACGAACAGGCGCTGGTTATGAAGATACAGTCGGAAGAATCCGCAAGGTCGGCTCTTTTTGAGGAGCTTGGACTCGGTGAAATAAAAGCAAAACAGCTTATAGAAGCTGCGCCCGACGAAAGAAAGTCAAAGCTTACTCTGCTTTATGACGAGCTTACGGGATATGTGGCAAGGATAAAGCAGTTAAACAACATTATCGTTGAAACGGTAGAAAAGAAACTGTCAGTTCAGGAGGAACTGATGCGGAAGACAGGGATGACACTCACAGAAACCTATAACGGCTACGGTGCTAAGATAAAGCACACCTCAGCGCCGAAAGGTTTTCTCGGTAACATATAA